The Deinococcus roseus genome contains the following window.
TGCAGGGCGCTGCCTTTGATGACGGGGATGTCGTCGCCGGGGAATTCGTAGCGGCCGAGGAGCTCGCGGATTTCCATTTCGACGAGTTCCTGGAGTTCAGCGTCGTCGACCATGTCGCATTTGTTCATGAAGACGACAATGTAGGGCACGCCGACCTGACGGGCGAGGAGGATGTGCTCGCGGGTCTGGGGCATGGGGCCGTCAGCGGCGGAGACGACGAGGATGGCGCCGTCCATTTGTGCTGCTCCGGTGATCATGTTTTTGACGTAGTCAGCGTGACCGGGGCAGTCCACGTGGGAGTAGTGGCGGGAGGGGGTGTTGTACTCGACGTGGGCGGTGTTGATGGTGATGCCACGGGCTTTTTCCTCGGGGGCCTTGTCGATCTGGTCGTAGGCGAGCTTTTCGATGGTGGGATCGGCAGCTGCTGCGGTGTAAGTGATCGCGGCGGTGAGGGTGGTTTTTCCGTGGTCCACGTGACCAATGGTTCCCACGTTCACGTGGGGCTTGGTGCGTTCAAACGT
Protein-coding sequences here:
- a CDS encoding GTP-binding protein, whose translation is TFERTKPHVNVGTIGHVDHGKTTLTAAITYTAAAADPTIEKLAYDQIDKAPEEKARGITINTAHVEYNTPSRHYSHVDCPGHADYVKNMITGAAQMDGAILVVSAADGPMPQTREHILLARQVGVPYIVVFMNKCDMVDDAELQELVEMEIRELLGRYEFPGDDIPVIKGSAL